A segment of the Streptomyces sp. NBC_00091 genome:
TGCCGTGGGACTGCCGCATGACCAGCACCGCGAACGGTGGTCTGGCTCGGTGCGGTTGACTCCCGCAGGGCTTCTTCCAGCCCTTGTGCGAAAACGATCTGTGCGTGCCGGGACGAGGTGGTGTCCAGGTACGCGGTCTTGGGGTCGTCCACGTCGGCGAAGCGCACGAACGCGGCAAGCGCGGCGGATATGAGGTCGCGCTTCCCGGCGAGGCCGCAGGCGGGGCAGCTGTGCTCGCGGTCCCGCAGGGTTTTGGAGACCCGTTCTCCGCACAGGCAGTGTTGAGACAGGGCGGTGGACCAGGTGGAGGCCCGGACAAGACGGCCGGCCGCGGCCTGGCACTCACGCGCAAGGGCGGCGATGATCTCGCGGGCGACCTGGCGGGCGCGGTGACGTCGGTGCTCTGCCATCGAGGCGGCGCGTTCGGCCTGGCGGGCGCGCTGCTCCCGATAGTTCACCGACAGCCGGTCGCGGCGGAACGCCTGCTTCGGCGCCCCATCGACGCGGGCATCACGGGCAGCACGGGCACCACCGGGCACGCTGACGGCCTTGGGCCCCAGCCCCTTGGCCTCTCGGCGCTCGGCGCGTGTGGCCTGCTTCTTCGACAGACCGTACTGCGCGGTGTTCGTGGCGCGGCGGGAGCGCTCCAAAGCTCGCGCACGGCCGCGCCGCTTCTTCGCTTCCCGTTCCAGCAGCGCCTGTTCCTCGGGGCTGAGTGTGATCTCGGTGGAGGCCGGGGCGCCGTCGGAGGGGTCCAGGCTGGAGGGGAAGGAGACGGCGCAGACGTTGGAGACGTTGCCGTCCACGCCGCCGATCCGGTCCAGGGTGGCGGCCTGCTCGCGCATGGCGCGCACCGAGGGGGCGGTGTAGCCAGGGCCGAGGATCATCAGGTGCGCCTCGTACACCCAGCCGCCCGGCGCGGACGCCTTGCGGCGGCGTACGAGGTCGACCTTGTGCCAGCGGCCGGGATTGGAAAGGAAGTGTTCGACGCGTGCCCACTGGCCGGGCTGCTGCGGGACACGCGCGGGCAGCACTAGGTCACCCCGGCTCCCGTCGGGGCCGCCCGCGAACACCACGGCGAGCGGTCCGGCGTGGTCCCACCAAGTTGCCTTCCGCGCGCCTGGCTTCCCCGACGCGCTGGTTTTGCCCGTGGGCACGGTGCCGGACGGCGCTGCCGGCACTGGCATCCGGCGCGGCTGCTGGACGGTGTGCCGCCCGCCGCCGCTGTAGGCCATGACGTGACCGTGGAGGCTGCCGACGAGGCGGAAGGTCTCCCACTTGCGTTCGGTGGTGTGGGAGCGGGCGCGGCCGGGGATGCGGGTGAAGTCGTGCTAGCGGCCCGTCTTCGGACGGCCGTGCCGCTTGCCTGTGGCGTCCGGGAACAGGTGCCGCTGGACGCCGTTCCACACCTCGTCGGCCATGTGCATGGCCAGGGCCTTGGAGACGTGATGCTTGAGGTGCCCCGAGTCTTCGAGGTGCTTGTACGCGCACCGTTCCAGGGCCTCCCGGGACTTCGGGGCCTTGTTCTTGCCCCGGAACTTCCGCTGCGTCCGGGCAGCCTGCATGACCGTCACCCCCCGTTATTAATCGGTTGCCCTACGACACGCTACGCGAGTAGTCAGCCCTATGAACGGGGTTTACGACCACGGCAATTCCTCGACAGGAAAGGCCTGAAGGCAGCAGCGCCACGACTCAAGGTCACCGTCCGGCACACCTACAACCTCAACAGCAGCCGCGCCGACTTCCCCGCCCCCGTCTACGTCGGCCGCACCCCCCATCGTCTGCACTCACGCGCCACCGTCCCTCCGGGCTCCCCGCCGAGCGGCGGATCCCCTCCTGCGATCATCGGCCGGGGGAGCGGTGGGTGGCGTGGCGGAATAGGCCGGAGGGGTGAATGGTCATACAGGGTGAACCGCCGCAAACATGGAGGTCGTCATGGATGTGCTGGTGCTCATCGGCCGCCTGCTCTTCGTCGGCCTGTTCCTCTCCTCCGGCGTCGCCCATCTGACCAAGACCGGGCCGATGGCCGGATACGCCGCCTCCCGCGGGGTGCCGATGGCCGTCCCGGCCACCGTCGCCGGCGGACTTCTGATCCTGGCCGGCGGGATCAGCGTGGCCGTGGGCCTGTGGGCCGACCTCGGCGCGCTGGCGCTCGCCGCCTTCTGCTTCCCGACGGCCGTGCTGATGCACGGCTTCTGGAAGGACAGCGAGCCGGAGGCCAAGATGATGGAGCGGACGCAGTTCCTGAAGGACACCGCGCTGGGCGGCGCGGCGCTCCTGCTCTTCGCCTTCTTCGCCTACGCCGGCCACGACCTCGGGCTGATGGTCACCGGTCCGGCCCTTTCCATCGGCTGACCGGCGGGAACCGCCCCTTCCGGCCGCCGGCGCCGGCGAGACCGCCCACCTGACCCGGCTGGTACGCAACACCGGGCGCGCGGGCTCCGGCCCGTCGCGGGCCGCTCGAAGTGAGCCCTCGTACAAGGATCTTGACTCGTCTGGCGCGTGTCGAAGCCCGGCCTTGATCGTTTCTTCAGCCGTAACCCTCATATCGGCTGCCGGATCGGGAGGACCGCGGTGACGGCTTGGCAGTACTTCGCCGGGGCGGGGATGGTGGCCGCGCTCTGCCCGCTCCACGGCCACGTGGCGGTCGCGGGCGACGGCCACGGGCGCGGGGCGCGGGTCGACGTGTGCGTGCCGGGCGCGCCGCCGAAGCCGCCCGCGGCGCGGCCGCACGCCACCCCGCCCGCGCCCGCGACTCCGTCGGCCACCCAGCCCGCCGTACGGGTGACGCTGCCCGGCGCCGTACGGCCGACCGTGCGCCACCCCGGCGACGCGCCGGGGCTGCCGGGGCCGGTGCCCGGGCCCGGGGCCCCGGCGCCGGGCGGGCCGGCGCAGCCCCCGCCGCCCGCGCCGGCGGACGCCGCGGAACCGGAGCCGGCTCCCGCCGGGGCTTCCGCCCCGCCCGCGCCCAGGGCCGCCGCGGGGGCGAGGCGCTTCCACGTGCGCCCGTACCACTCGGCGGCCCTGCAGCGGCGCGGCCCGGACGGGCTGAGCACCATGATGCTGATGGTGGTCGTGACCACCCCGGCCGTACTGGCCGCCGCCGCGCTGCGCCCCCGCTCCAAGAGCCGCGGCTGACGCCCGCCGCCCCCTTCACGCAAGCACCGACGCACCCACGCATCCACGCACCCACGCATCACGAACGGGAGATCCCTCGTGTCCGAATGGCTGGTCCTGGCCATTGCCATGGCGCTCGTCTGCGCCCTCGTCCTCGCCATCACCGTGGTCCGGCACCGCCGGGTCGCGGACGACGAGGACACCAGCGAAACCCCCGACGTCATCGAGTACATGACGATGATGGTCGGCGTGGTCTACGCGATCGTCCTGGGCCTGGCCATCGCGGGGGTCTGGGAGGCGCGCGGCGCCGCCGAGGACAGCGTGCGCCGCGAGGCCCAGTCGCTGTACGAGGTCACCCAGCGGGCCGACGTCTACCCGGCGCCCGTCCGCGACCGGATCCGCGGCGAGGTGGACGCGTACGTCTCCCACACCGTCAGCGTGGACTGGCCGCGGCTGGTCTCGGGCCAGGACGCCTCCGCCGAGGGCGGGCAGCTGCTCGGGAAGCTGCGCAGCGACGTCACCCACCAGAGCCCGGCCAACGAACTCCAGGCGCAGGCCTACCAGCCGCTGCTCGACCACATCGCGACCGCCGACGACGCCCGGCACTCGCGCACGCAGAGCGGCGAGTCCACCCTGCCCAGCGTGGTCTGGCTCGGGCTGGTGGTCGGCGGGATCGTCACGATCGGCCTGATCTTCACCCTGCAGATCCGCCGTTCGGGGCGGGAGCTGCTGCTGGCCGGGCTGTTCAGCGCGCTGATCGTGTTCCTGCTGTTCATGGTGTGGAGCTTCGACGCCCCCTTCGGGCGGGAGGGCAACGACTCCGCCGGGCCCTTCCAGGACCTGTTCCCGGCCGTGTCGGTGACGGCCTCCCGCTGAGCGTGCGCGGGGGGCGGTCCCGGCCGGGTCAGCCCCCCGCCGGGGCCGTCTGCCGCCGGACCGCGGCCACCAGCGGCGAGTGCCGCAGGGCGTGGGAGATCCGTACGAGGTCACGCGGCCCCTCGGCCAGGACGAGCACCCGCTCCCCGTCATCGCTCCCCGCGCCCTCCGGGTCGGCGGCGCTGGCCCGTACGGCGGCCGCCACCATCGCCGCGTCCGCGACGGCGCGGGCCGTCTCCTCGTCCGCTCCGGCCGCCCGGGCCCGCTCGTAGGCGGTGTCGCGGTGGCGGCGGTCGAAGGAGGGGCCGAGCCGCAGGAAGCCGTCGTGGATGTCGGACTCCCGCTGGATCACCCGGATCTCGGCCGGGGACCACCAGGACATCCGCACGCAGGGGCTGCCGCTGGGCGCGGTGCTGTGCACCTCGTGCCACAGCGCGCCGAGGCGGCGGTAGGTGCTCCAGGTGTGCCAGCTGTCCGACACGCGCTGGCACACCAGCGGCAGTACGAAGCCCACGGAGCTGACGAGCGCGGCGCCGGAGGCCAGTGGCGGGGCGAGGTAGGTGCTCAGGTAGTCCAGGTCGTGGCCCAGCCAGCGCGCGGCTACCGCGGACATCTTCGCGGCGTCGTAGGCGAGGCTGATGGTGTAGCCCGCGACGATGATCACCAGGCCGGTCCGGAGCCAGCCGCGGACCCGCAGGGACCAGCGCCAGCACATCG
Coding sequences within it:
- a CDS encoding DUF4239 domain-containing protein — translated: MSEWLVLAIAMALVCALVLAITVVRHRRVADDEDTSETPDVIEYMTMMVGVVYAIVLGLAIAGVWEARGAAEDSVRREAQSLYEVTQRADVYPAPVRDRIRGEVDAYVSHTVSVDWPRLVSGQDASAEGGQLLGKLRSDVTHQSPANELQAQAYQPLLDHIATADDARHSRTQSGESTLPSVVWLGLVVGGIVTIGLIFTLQIRRSGRELLLAGLFSALIVFLLFMVWSFDAPFGREGNDSAGPFQDLFPAVSVTASR
- a CDS encoding DoxX family protein; this encodes MDVLVLIGRLLFVGLFLSSGVAHLTKTGPMAGYAASRGVPMAVPATVAGGLLILAGGISVAVGLWADLGALALAAFCFPTAVLMHGFWKDSEPEAKMMERTQFLKDTALGGAALLLFAFFAYAGHDLGLMVTGPALSIG
- a CDS encoding MAB_1171c family putative transporter, translated to MNGPDYYIPAVAMGVSLVCKVPALRTNWRDPLLRSVCVLLVLAGAVFTFAAPPTIEAVNGWTGIPNVSAPLVYSLMTAFSASCLVLVFNWRGGPAEEIRRTSQRWIAGYFVVVVAIVVLFALGDAPVERLRDFDTYYANTPYIRLMIAAYLLAHNAAVLMMVSMCWRWSLRVRGWLRTGLVIIVAGYTISLAYDAAKMSAVAARWLGHDLDYLSTYLAPPLASGAALVSSVGFVLPLVCQRVSDSWHTWSTYRRLGALWHEVHSTAPSGSPCVRMSWWSPAEIRVIQRESDIHDGFLRLGPSFDRRHRDTAYERARAAGADEETARAVADAAMVAAAVRASAADPEGAGSDDGERVLVLAEGPRDLVRISHALRHSPLVAAVRRQTAPAGG